The Thermodesulfobacteriota bacterium genome contains the following window.
GCTCCACACCCCGCAGTCGGCCGGCCAGGGCCTGGAGCGCCCGGCCCACCGCCGCCGCCGGCCACTCGCCGTAGCTGTCCGCCAGGGTGGGGAAGAAGTCGACGTCGATGCTGAGGAGCACGGACTCCCGGAAGGACGGCAGAGTCTCGATGCCGCAGATGTTGAGGGGGATCTCGTCGATCCGGCCGTGGAAACAGCCGTCCCGATAACGGAAGCCGGCGATGTCCTCGGCTGAGAAGTTGTGGTGATGGAGAAAGGCGGGCAGCTGCTCCTGGTCCGTGAACAGGCGGACCGGCACCACCCAGTAGACAGTATCAATGATGCCGAGCTTGGCGGCGGCGTACAGGAAATTGCCATCCTCCACCTGGGTGGTGGCCTGGTCCGCCGCGGCCTGGCTCGGCTGGCCTCCGGGTGGCAGCAGCAGCCTTTTCAGGACCAGGATTCGGGCTTCGGGGATCCGCTTGAGATCATCGTGGCTGTCCAGATGGACGAGGGTGCGGCGGCGCAGGCCGCGGGCGGCCCAGTGGGCCAAGGCCCGGCGGTGGTTCTCCACCACCGCGATCGGCTCGAAGGACAGGGTGTCCGGCAACTCCTCTTTGCCCACGCGCCAGGCGATGGCACCGGCCAGGGTCGCCAGGAGGACGAGGCCAAGCGCTGCGAGCTGAGGCCGGCGAAGCCTGATGCGATCTCCGGTCATCGGGGCTCCGCGCCAGGCCGCCTGGGCATAACGACTGGTGCCGTCCTACAGATGCCGGCCCAGGGACTGGCCCAGGAAGAAGGTAGCCAGGCCGAGGCTGTTCTGAGCCACGATATACAGGGCGGCAGAGAGCCAGGAGCCGGCGCGCAGCATGGTACCGGTCTCCACCACATAGGCGGAAAAGGTGGTGAAGGCGCCCAGAAAGCCGACCATGACCACCAGCCTGGTGTGGCCGGGCAGTAAGAGGCGGGTCTCAAACAAGGCCCAGAGGAGGCCGGCGGCCAGGCAGCCAGCGGCATTGACCACCAGGGTGCCCCAGGGCCAGCCGCTGCCAGCCAGGCGCTGTACGGCTGCCGACAGGCCGTAGCGGGCCCGGGCGCCCAAGGCCCCCGCCACAGACAGCCAGAAGATCCTGCCGGTNNNNNNNNNNGCATGAACTTACGGCTCCAGGGTGCGGATCAGGAGACCTTGAATGGGTAGGCGTTCACGGCCAGGTACAGGAGGTCCGGCTGATCGGGGTCGAAGGCCACATCACCATTGGTGAAGGGCTCGCCAATCACGGTCTCGACCCCTGGATCCAGGGCCTGCCACGTGGCGCCGCCATCCGTGGTGCGGAAGAAATCGTGGGGCTCCGTGGCCGACGGTCGCACCACCGCCAGGCAATGGTCGCCGCGATACGGGTCGGCAGCCAGGAGCAGGACATCCTGG
Protein-coding sequences here:
- a CDS encoding CrcB family protein, which translates into the protein TGRIFWLSVAGALGARARYGLSAAVQRLAGSGWPWGTLVVNAAGCLAAGLLWALFETRLLLPGHTRLVVMVGFLGAFTTFSAYVVETGTMLRAGSWLSAALYIVAQNSLGLATFFLGQSLGRHL